Within Euzebyales bacterium, the genomic segment CTCGTACCGCGGGAGCCATGATGGTGGCGTACATCGACAAGGCTCGAGAGGCGTTCCGCCTGCACGCGTGGGGGGATGCCTACGCGCACCTGTCGGCGATCGCCGCGGACGGCTCGATCGCGCCTGAGGACCTTGACCGCCTGGCCCGCGCGGCATACCTGACCGGTCGGGACCCCGAGTGCGAAGACGCCTGGGCGCGGGCCCATCAGGCGTTCCTCGACGCCGGCGCGGTGGCACAGGCCGCGCGGTGTGCGTACTGGCTCGGGGTGATGCTGTTCAACCGCGGCGAGGAGGCGCGTGGCGGCGGGTGGATCGGCCGCGCCGGACGGCTGACCGCCGAGCTCGGACCGGACTGCGCCGAGCAGGGCTACCTGCTCCTCCCGGCGGGCCTGCGACGGCTGGGTGCCGGCGAGCCCGCCGAATCCCTCGCGCTGTTCGACCGCGCGCTGGACGTCGCCGAGCGGTTCGACGAACCGGACCTGCGCGCGCTCGCTCGGCTCGCGGCCGCGCAGGCCCTGATCGCGATGGACGAGCCCGAGCGCGCGGTCCGGGCGCTGGACGAGGCGATGGTCGCCGTCGAGACCGGTGAGGTGTCGACGATCGTCACGGGGCTCGTGTACTGCGGGGTGATCCTGCAGTGCCGGCGGCTGCTCGACCTGCGCCGGGCGCAGGAGTGGACGCGGGTCCTGAGCGCCTGGTGCGACGCGCAGCCGGACCTGGTGCCCTACCGCGGCCAGTGCCTCGTCCACCTGTCGGAGCTGGCGCAGCTGCGCGGCGACTGGCAGGCGGCGATCGCCGGGGCGCAGCGCGCGTGCGCGCGCCTGTCGGACCCGCCGGGGCAGTCGGCGATCGGGCTGGCCTACTACCAGCGAGCGGAGCTGCACCGGCTGCGCGGTGAGTTCGCCGACGCCGAGCGCACGTACGGGCTGGCCGGCCGGGCGGGTCGAGGGCCGCATCCGGGGTTGGCGCTGCTGCGCCTGGCACAGGGTCGGCTCGGCGATGCGGAGGGCGCCATCCGTCGCGTCGTCGAGGAGGCGCAGGGGCTCGGCGACCGCGCGAAGGTGCTCGCCGCGTGCGTGGACATCCTGCTCGCGACCGGCGACCTCGAGGTGGCCCGGACTGCGGCCGACGAGCTGGCCCAGCTCGCCACCGAGCTCGACAAGCCGCTGTTGTGGGCGATGTCGGCGCAGGCGGAAGGCGCCGTGCGGCTGGCCGAGGAAGACGCGCGCGGCGCCGTCTCGGCGCTGCACCGCGCGCAGTCGGCTTGGCAGGAACTGGGGGCACCGTACGAGGGGGCCTGCGTCCGCGTGCTGCTGGCGTCGGCGTGTCGGCGGCTCGGCGACGCCGATACCGCACGGATGGAGGAGGCCGTGGCGCGGGAGATCTTCGCCGAGGTCGGCGCCCGACCGGACCTGGCGCGGCTCGACGAGCTCGCCGGACGCGGTCAGGCCGACGCTGCGGCCGGCCTGACCGCCCGCGAGGTCGAGGTGATCCGACTGGTCGCCGCCGGACTGACGAACCGCGAGATCGCCGACGACCTCGTCATCAGCGAGAAGACCGTGGCCCGCCACCTCAACAACATGTTCACCCGGCTGGGTCTCGCGAACCGCGCCGCGGCCACCGCCTACGCCTACGAGCACGAGCTCGTCTAGCGCTGCACCTGCACAGAACGACCCATTTCGCGGGGTCGCGCTGATCTGGGTCGTCCTCCCGACGCGGCATCGTCGGTGGCTTCCTAGCGTCGACGACGCGGGTGGATGCAGGACTGACGATCCCGCCGACGAACACCGACCGCGTTCCTCGCGGCCGTCCGCGCCGCGCTGGACGACCCGCCCGAACCATCGATCACGGGAGCACATCATGACGACCGCACACACCACGCAGACCGCGCCGACGCCGGAGCAGCTCCGGGCCGGCTGGGACCGGGTCGCACCCGGCTTCGACGAGTACCTGACCGCGCCCAACATCGCGTTGGGCGACAAGGTGCTGCGCCGCCACGGCGTCACCACCGGCACGCGGGTCCTTGATGTCGCGGCGGGCAGCGGGGCGCTGGCCATTCCTGCCGCCCGGCTGGGCGCGCAGGTCGTGGCCTCCGACATCTCGCCAGTGATGATCGAGCGTCTCGCCGCCCGGGCGGGCAGGGAAGGGCTCGCGATCGACGCTCGGGTGATGGACGGCCACGCCCTCGACCTCGACGGCGACACCTTCGACCTGGCCGCCTCCCAGCACGGTGTCTCGTTGTTCCCCGACATGGCGCGCGGGGTCCGCGAGATGGCGCGGGTCACCCGTCCCGGCGGTCGGGTCCTGATCGTCGCGGTCGGCCCGCTGCCGCGCGCCGAGTTCCTGACGTTCTTCTTCGGCGCGGTGCGTGCCGTGGTCCCCGACTTCACCGGCCTGCCGACGGACCCACCGCCGCTGCCATTCCAGGTCGCCGACCCCGAGCGGCTGCGCGACAAGCTGACCGGTGCCGGCCTTGCCGACGTGCGGGTGGAGTCCGACGTGTGGGATCTGCCCGTCCGATCGGCGGGCCACCTGTGGGACGTCGTGACGAACAGCAACCCGATCGGTGCGGCCGCAGTGGCCGACCTCACCGCGGAGCAGACCGCCGAGGTCCGGCAGGTGCTCGACGGCATGCTCCGCGAGCGCTCCGGCGGTGCGCCCGAGGCGGTGCTGCACAACGCCATCAACGTCGGCGTCGGCACGGCGTGACGCCGGCCGACGAGCACTGGACACCGCGACGGAGGAGGCAGGACAGCCATGCCACGCACCGGCGCACACGCCCTCGTGGTCGGTGCCAGCCTGACCGGGCTGGCCACCGCCGCAGCGCTCGCCGACCGGTTCGACCAGGTCACCGTCGTCGAGCGCGACGCCCTGCCCGCCGATGGGCGCCCCCGCACGGGCGTCCCGCAGGGCCGGCACGGCCACATCCTGCTGCCATCGGGCCTGCAGGAGCTGACCGCGCTGCTGCCCGGGATCACCGACGACCTGCTCGCCCACGGCGCCCACCTCATGCCTGTGGGCGAGATCCGGTTCCACGTCGCCGGCGACCACCTCGCGCTGGACGACACCGAGCTGCAGATCCTCGGGGCGACGCGCCCGCTGCTCGAGTCCGTGGTGCGCAGCCGGGTCCGCGCGCTCCCGACCGTCGAGGTTGCTGACCGCCTCGACGCCCGTGGCCTGGTACTCGATGGCGAAGCACGGGTGGCCGGTCTGCGCGTGCGCCGACCCGACGGGGGACCGGAGACGACCTTCCACGGGGACCTGGTCGTCGACGCCGCCGGCCGCGGATCACGTTCGCCACGCTGGCTGGCCGACCTGAGGTACCCGGCACCTGACGAGGAACGGTTCGACGTGGGCGTGCACTACGCCACGCGGTTGTTCCGCCGACGGCCGGAAGACCTCGACGGCTGCCGCCACGTCGTGGCCGGCGTACCGCCGGACGGACGCCGCGGCGGGTTCGCCGTCGCCGTCGAGGATGACCGCTGCCTGGTGACCCTCGTCGGGGTCCTCGGCGAACGGCCACCGACCGACCTCGACGGGTTCGTCGCGTACGCGAGCACCCTGGAGTCCGACGACCTGCAGGTCCTCGCCGAGGGCGCGCAACCGGTGAGCGAGCCGGCGAGTGGGGCGTTCCCGGCCTACCTGCGCCGCCGCTACGACCGGCTCCCGGCCCTGCCGGCCGGGTACGTCGTGGTCGGCGACGCGGTGTGCTCGTTCAACCCGCTGTACGCCCAGGGGATGAGCATGGCGTTGCGCGAGGCCACCCTGCTCGGCCGGGTCCTCGACCGGCATGGCCCGGGCGCGGCGGGGGCGGCGTTCTTCCGCCAGGCAACGCCGATGATCGACGCCGCCTGGACG encodes:
- a CDS encoding LuxR C-terminal-related transcriptional regulator translates to MMVAYIDKAREAFRLHAWGDAYAHLSAIAADGSIAPEDLDRLARAAYLTGRDPECEDAWARAHQAFLDAGAVAQAARCAYWLGVMLFNRGEEARGGGWIGRAGRLTAELGPDCAEQGYLLLPAGLRRLGAGEPAESLALFDRALDVAERFDEPDLRALARLAAAQALIAMDEPERAVRALDEAMVAVETGEVSTIVTGLVYCGVILQCRRLLDLRRAQEWTRVLSAWCDAQPDLVPYRGQCLVHLSELAQLRGDWQAAIAGAQRACARLSDPPGQSAIGLAYYQRAELHRLRGEFADAERTYGLAGRAGRGPHPGLALLRLAQGRLGDAEGAIRRVVEEAQGLGDRAKVLAACVDILLATGDLEVARTAADELAQLATELDKPLLWAMSAQAEGAVRLAEEDARGAVSALHRAQSAWQELGAPYEGACVRVLLASACRRLGDADTARMEEAVAREIFAEVGARPDLARLDELAGRGQADAAAGLTAREVEVIRLVAAGLTNREIADDLVISEKTVARHLNNMFTRLGLANRAAATAYAYEHELV
- a CDS encoding methyltransferase domain-containing protein, yielding MTTAHTTQTAPTPEQLRAGWDRVAPGFDEYLTAPNIALGDKVLRRHGVTTGTRVLDVAAGSGALAIPAARLGAQVVASDISPVMIERLAARAGREGLAIDARVMDGHALDLDGDTFDLAASQHGVSLFPDMARGVREMARVTRPGGRVLIVAVGPLPRAEFLTFFFGAVRAVVPDFTGLPTDPPPLPFQVADPERLRDKLTGAGLADVRVESDVWDLPVRSAGHLWDVVTNSNPIGAAAVADLTAEQTAEVRQVLDGMLRERSGGAPEAVLHNAINVGVGTA